The genomic stretch cctctccctttctgAACTTAAGTGGTTGCATCCATTGGGAGTGATTAGTGCAGCAGCCACAGAATGTATTTTAACCTTAGCGGGCAATATCCAAAGCAAAAAATATGAGTTTTTGTTcctttagcatttttttttattatcctcTTTGAATTCACATTCATACTCTCAATTTGATAATGGAACTGTATAACATTCCTCAGAATTAAATGACTATAGTTTCTCTCTATAATAACCGCGGAAATACAACTAACACCAAGCACTCCTTCAAATAACAACCATTGTTCTGTACAATAagtggcgcacacacacacctggttgACAGTAGCAGCAGTGGGTCggcttgttttgtctgtagGAGGAGCCACAGACAGACCGTCTACTGAAAgagtctctccctctctaccttTCATTTACCTGGCAGAAAGGACATAAGACCATTAGCTAATGCTAACAGCATTCAAAGGTAAGACCcgtcacatttttttaacattgtaaattCCTAATTTGAGTATTGACGCAATGGGAAGTTCCTGACTACCATATTCTAGTATTGTACTATTGtatgttttagtgttttgtaaattaaaactCTGAAATGTggggggggaagacatgtaGCAATGGGCCTCAAGTTGGAATTGAACCCTGGGCCCTTCCGGTAAGGACTAAGCCCTGGTACAGGGTGCacatgctctaccaggtgaccCACCAGGGCGCCCTATCATTGGATTAATATGAAAGTGAAGAAAACTTAAACATTTGATGATCCTCAGACAACTTCTAAATTTCTAAGAATAATGTGTTTTGACGTCTGAGTGGTAATATTTGACTGAGTTCTGACTCAGAAGGAGTGTCGTGCGGTACCTGTTGAAAGCTTAGTGATCAACAATCCCCATTTTCTCTTCGCTGTCTGCAGCATCCACAGTTAACGATGCTGCATGGCTGCATCGCTGGTGTTCAGACTGCATGACAGAGGTCCGGAGGTGGTGAGGGAGGTGCTTCTGGAGCGAGGATGGGAGGAATACGACCAAGACAAACGCAAGGAAGAAGACTGGAACCTCTACTGGCGGGGCTCTGCATTTCGCAACTCAGAATATCACAacctgttgccatggcagcggCTCAACCACCACCCCAAAACTGTTGGCATCACACGCAAGGTGATGATGGTTCTGACATATTATGTGCACTTTATGTGTATAAGAAATGCTAAAAGTTTTAGATGATGATCGACACCAGACTAATCCCTGTGTTTGTACTTTCTATTACAAGGTGTCAGGATTTAAAAGGATAAATGACTAAGTATTGCCAAGAATCCGTTTTATGAATATACTTCGGCTACAATTTATTTAATCTAAATTGATATGCACAGTACATATCCTGTTGAAGTCAATCTGTTTTATAATCAAAAGTTAGAAAAGCGTGTATACCTAAAACTCAGCTCTAGATCACATGCACatcagaaaataaacattttacagtgtttatCAAAGCACATTTGCAATATGCaggttttttatttctatataaatgtaaaaaataaggCTAGGGCTGTCGGTGTGCAGCTAgccctcttttctttcattaatcTTTCACTCGACTAATAATGCTGCTGTACAAAATCTTTCACTTTTTGATGTACTAGGAAAGGGATTGTtcttttaagttaaaataatCGCTCTGAAATAatgattttgtatttcttttgggAGGACTGCTTGGCACGCAACCTGAGGAGAATGAGAGCCACGTTTGGTTCAGCTCTCTACGACTTCAGTCCAATCGCCTTCATCCTCCCCAACGACTACACCCGCTTCCTGTCTGAATACAACAAACTGCGTCCGACCAGAGGGCCGTCGGCCTTCTGGATATGCAAGCCCGTGGATCTCTCCAGAGGCAGAGGGATCTTCATCTTTGAGGACATTAAGGACTTGGTCTACGACTCCTGTGTGATCGTGCAGAGGTACGTCAGTAACCCTCTGATGATCTCCGGCTACAAGTTTGACCTGAGGATCTACGCGTGTGTGAAGAGCTTTCATCCACTGACGGTTTACATCCATCAAGAAGGCCTGGTGCGTTTCGCCACCGAGAAGTACAACCTTTCCTCGCTGCATAACCTGTACGCTCATCTCACAAACACCAGCATCAACAAGTTTGGTCCCTTCTACAAAACCGAAAAGGAGAGAGTAGGCCAAGGATGCAAGTGGACCATGAGCAAGTTCAGGCATTTTCTCCACAGCCAAGACATCAACGAGCTTCTTTTGTGGCAGAGGATCAACAGCATCGTCACTCTGACCCTGCTCACCATCGCTCCCTCCGTCCCCTCCTGTCCAAACTGTGTGGAGCTGTTTGGCTTTGACATCCTGATTGACGTCAAGTTCAAACCTTGGCTTCTGGAGGTCAACTACAGCCCTGCATTGACTCTGGACTGCCAAGCCGATATTACGGTGAAGAAAGGGCTAATCGGCGATCTGATCGATTTGATGAACTATACGTTGATTGACAGCTTGAGAGAGAAGGCCTATCAGAGACGAGGGTACACGCAGCCTTGTTTCCATGCCAACTACCCCTCACGTGTTTCAATACCTGCGTTGTCAAAGTTTAAAGAATCCAAATATCAGAAGCGAAGGACTGGTAGCCAGTCCTCACAGACACTACCTTTGATAAAAACGGTTGAGAAGATGAACCAAAGGCCGTCCAGACAACATGCTTTTGTAGCCGACTACCAAAGGCACCTTCCCCATGTTGATTTAAACGAGACATATGCATCCAGTGGCAGAATAGTTGACACCACAGCCAACAAAACCTGCACGGACAGAAAAACCCTAAACCTGATACTCAGACCACATTCAAGGACAAAAGTGTCAGTGGTAAACAGACAGCCGTGTCCAGCTCTTGCACCGTGGCTGGCAGACAACAGGAGTCCTCACGTGTCTGAGGTTACAGACCATGACATGACTGAAATAGAAACTGAGATGGAGCCCGGAAGAGAGACAGACGTTTCCTCTTGGATACGTGATATCCCACACAGGGGGCTGGGATTCAGACGCTCAAAGCTTCCGAACATTTACAGGTATGTACAGTACTAGAAAATTGTAATGTAgatgtaatgttgttttaatgtaaaatgtaatgctCGTCTACAGGGAAAATTGTCACCTGAATTTAGGAGACATTTCAATCAAGTATGCATTAATGtattaaaatcattattattattataattacatctttctttgtttcagtgtcttttAGTTTCTCTTGacttaaatgttgttttggaagTTCGGCCAAAGACAAAGTTTTGTGCATTACgtttaaaaactgcatttcatGGCTTGAAAGTGGTAAAAAATGTTTGAGCAACATATCACCCAATTCCCACCCTTcatataacataaataaatgttgtgatTGTTTCACAGAGGAAGTCAGCGAGCAGTAAAGATGGAGAGAACAGCAGCACTAAACAGACAACATATTCCTCCGCTCCGAGTTGGAGACTTTATACGGACATTCCCCTTTAATTCAGCCACTCTGAGGGCCTCGCAGCATGGGCTGGATGTCAAGGTGGTCATACAGGAGCTTCACAGGGTCGCCGCTCAGTTGGCTGCATCAGGCAGGAAGTTGAGGAGAGAAcaggaggaggtgaagaaagATGGTGAAGAAGACTTTGATTCATTGCTGTGGGGGCCAAAGGAACCTCCATTGCTCAGTCAATTCTTCAAAACCACTTAGAGGGGCGTCTTTCTGGGTTCGTTGCTGAGCCCTGATTGTTTTTTCAGAttctgttacatttaaaaaaatgtaaatctctTCCGCATGCCCCCAGGACAACTCACAAAACAATTGTGCatcttttctggatttttatttataaagcatcaatataatattataaagttcaagtccccgtacggcccaaagtacggagtgtggattggtaggtGGAGAGATggcacttcacctcctgggcactgccaggtgctcttgagcaaggcaccgtacccccccaaaCGCACAGTCCTGGCAGTCCCCcaccctgacatctctccatttgtgcatgattaggtcctgagcatgtgtgtgtaattcaggtctgtgtgtagtgattttaacaaaaacagagtgtaaattgtaattcttCAAAACCACTGAGGATcgataaacagtataaattaaattaattataaattaattaaatcaagTTGTTTAACTTCTTTTGAAATgattagtaaataaataataatgaattactTGCTTGCTACATGAGAGTAAAATACATCTctaatcacaaacacacaaaaaaacaggcgcccggatagctcagttggtagagcgggtcattcccccctctcatgtcttcagctgtcctgtcaaaacaaaggctgaaaatgccacaaaaaaaacaagtcagatGATaactttgtcctttttcttaGTGCGTACTCTGCCTGACGCGTACTTGGTTTCCTGTCTCCCGTCGGGGTAGATAATCTTAACTGTCCCATCCGGATACTCCCTCC from Etheostoma cragini isolate CJK2018 chromosome 18, CSU_Ecrag_1.0, whole genome shotgun sequence encodes the following:
- the ttll2 gene encoding probable tubulin polyglutamylase TTLL2; this encodes MAASLVFRLHDRGPEVVREVLLERGWEEYDQDKRKEEDWNLYWRGSAFRNSEYHNLLPWQRLNHHPKTVGITRKDCLARNLRRMRATFGSALYDFSPIAFILPNDYTRFLSEYNKLRPTRGPSAFWICKPVDLSRGRGIFIFEDIKDLVYDSCVIVQRYVSNPLMISGYKFDLRIYACVKSFHPLTVYIHQEGLVRFATEKYNLSSLHNLYAHLTNTSINKFGPFYKTEKERVGQGCKWTMSKFRHFLHSQDINELLLWQRINSIVTLTLLTIAPSVPSCPNCVELFGFDILIDVKFKPWLLEVNYSPALTLDCQADITVKKGLIGDLIDLMNYTLIDSLREKAYQRRGYTQPCFHANYPSRVSIPALSKFKESKYQKRRTGSQSSQTLPLIKTVEKMNQRPSRQHAFVADYQRHLPHVDLNETYASSGRIVDTTANKTCTDRKTLNLILRPHSRTKVSVVNRQPCPALAPWLADNRSPHVSEVTDHDMTEIETEMEPGRETDVSSWIRDIPHRGLGFRRSKLPNIYRGSQRAVKMERTAALNRQHIPPLRVGDFIRTFPFNSATLRASQHGLDVKVVIQELHRVAAQLAASGRKLRREQEEVKKDGEEDFDSLLWGPKEPPLLSQFFKTT